A DNA window from Oncorhynchus tshawytscha isolate Ot180627B linkage group LG13, Otsh_v2.0, whole genome shotgun sequence contains the following coding sequences:
- the LOC112266036 gene encoding zinc finger MYM-type protein 4-like isoform X1: protein MAESQKADHSEHKGKPYKETEQPSQAGASMDSVDPGASHSNTASADGNNGDDATNAVSACSSSIIDGAGDAGNSGHVRETDAEDSQMVEETVKTNALLTVVEMDSKEYSQTERETASVDVPQTERETASVDVPQTERETVSADASQTERETACADASQTARETVSADASQTERETASADASQTERETGSADASQTERETGSADASQTERETASADASQTERETGSADASQTERETGSADASQTERETGSADASQTERETGSADASQTERETGSADASQTERETGSADASQTERETGSADASQTDRETGSADASQTDRETGSADASQTDRETACADASQTERETASADASQTDRETASADASQTDRETGSADASQTERETASADASQMETGSADASQTDRETACADASQTDRETVSADASQTDRDTACADASQTDRETARADASQTERETARADASQTDRETARADASQTDRETARADASQTDRETARADASQTDRETARADASQTDREMARADASQTDRETARADASQTDRETARADASQTDRETARADASQTVREKIGTDAPQTVEEIGSTSGSQTNGETDIPLDMGVVDADDEMEVNAIKVEDDQMQEEDNLEGMPVITAVEEGGNMVAFSSNSLDHGDEVEKMDTGTDSLTENEVEEPSKTGQVETNSMPSIMDTVSMTGDTEQPAEETSFVKASSSSLPMEEDQSEDVKPFHPSPTTSSEAIHPQNSEGIDCPAGLENGVAGQPVKVVASAQLAAEPVSTSAETISMVKVKDEPVDEEYDQALAPAVLSEGVKDEPDAAEELKISNVFSVGGCPTTNAVSTPVAALPKTVIPAPASSSIPPLIPMAMRVACSACKKVLLKGQTAYQRKGSSDLFCSTSCLTSYSPPPVKMTGPAKKPCHYCFKEIANPKDVITAPVDTMGTVKDFCSQTCLSSFNFKRNSAVSTHSSSLSTMTGAVKCSMCKKACVSKHEVIFQSSMHKLCSEVCFTRFRSTNKLSMNSCQSCNNYCYGKVTVLVVQGVNKTFCSDGCVATFKQKAKKPVACTMCRNFRSPVEMVDSADSDGKLEMFCSTGCVTAHKVQTVSSSGARVECNTCGQKTVPSFHLAMSDGSIRNFCTMNCVVTFQDQFNKSNSQSQINVAPSTGSTAPPAAQTRDKVSQGTRLPCFHCHRLFSSKPELIQFKDKMVFLCSVNCSEEYKKINCEMARCEYCKIEKPAKEVKRINKRDYTFCSEGCKLLYKHDLTKRWGKHCKICAYCASTAQKAVTGQYGGKLEDFCSDECKSHYTLLFCQVAKCDACERQGKLIETLPMLGEVKHFCNLQCLLQFCSLQTQNQGKTQGQKVAISIAPSPSNTTTATSVSDPVIANVISLASSPTGQPNYANTSLQGTVPSRHVKYVGNASTQTQPPRAPPPRAQKNKALLCKPMVQNKGIMCKPNFTTTGCQTDDDFPKVIIVPVPVPVYVPVPMNLYTQYTPQPVGLPIPLPVPMFLPVTLDNAERIVETIQDIKEKIPSDPFEADLILMAEMVADEGREKSPERPPERPPAPVVQDDQVSTYSGDLDTDELSNFLTTWDDEPPPTPGVSSRHSRPYAHETLRPIVDINVPDTPHPHHGHRG from the exons ATGGCTGAATCCCAGAAAGCTGACCATTCAGAG CATAAAGGCAAGCCATACAAAGAGACAGAGCAGCCATCTCAGGCTGGAGCATCAATGGATTCAGTGGACCCTGGAGCCTCACACAGCAATACAGCCTCGGCAGATGGGAACAATGGGGATGATGCTACCAATGCAGTCAGTGCATGTTCCTCCTCAATTATAGACGGGGCAGGGGATGCTGGTAATTCAGGACATGTGAGGGAAACCGATGCAGAGGATTCACAGATGGTGGAAGAAACTGTAAAAACAAATGCCTTGCTGACTGTGGTAGAAATGGACAGTAAAGAGTATTCACAGACTGAAAGAGAAACAGCCAGTGTGGATGTTCCACAGACGGAAAGAGAAACAGCCAGTGTGGATGTTCCACAGACGGAAAGAGAAACAGTCAGTGCGGATGCCTCACAGACGGAAAGAGAAACGGCCTGTGCGGATGCCTCACAGACGGCCAGAGAAACGGTCAGTGCGGATGCCTCACAGACGGAAAGAGAAACAGCCAGTGCGGATGCCTCACAGACGGAAAGAGAAACAGGCAGTGCGGATGCCTCACAGACGGAAAGAGAAACAGGCAGTGCGGATGCCTCACAAACGGAAAGAGAAACAGCCAGTGCGGATGCCTCACAGACGGAAAGAGAAACAGGCAGTGCGGATGCCTCACAGACGGAAAGAGAAACAGGCAGTGCGGATGCCTCACAGACGGAAAGAGAAACAGGCAGTGCGGATGCCTCACAGACGGAAAGAGAAACAGGCAGTGCGGATGCCTCACAGACGGAAAGAGAAACAGGCAGTGCGGATGCCTCACAGACGGAAAGAGAAACAGGCAGTGCGGATGCCTCACAGACGGAAAGAGAAACAGGCAGTGCGGATGCCTCACAGACGGACAGAGAAACAGGCAGTGCGGATGCCTCACAGACGGACAGAGAAACAGGCAGTGCGGATGCCTCACAGACGGACAGAGAAACGGCCTGTGCCGATGCCTCACAGACGGAAAGAGAAACAGCCAGTGCGGATGCTTCACAGACGGACAGAGAAACAGCCAGTGCGGATGCTTCACAGACGGACAGAGAAACAGGCAGTGCGGATGCCTCACAGACGGAAAGAGAAACAGCCAGTGCGGATGCCTCACAGATGGAAACAGGCAGTGCGGATGCCTCACAGACGGACAGAGAAACGGCCTGTGCGGATGCCTCACAGACGGACAGAGAAACAGTCAGTGCGGATGCCTCGCAGACGGACAGAGATACGGCCTGTGCGGATGCCTCGCAGACGGACAGAGAAACGGCCCGTGCGGATGCCTCGCAGACGGAAAGAGAAACGGCCCGTGCGGATGCCTCGCAGACGGACAGAGAAACGGCCCGTGCGGATGCCTCACAGACGGACAGAGAAACGGCCCGTGCGGATGCCTCACAGACGGACAGAGAAACGGCCCGTGCGGATGCCTCACAGACGGACAGAGAAACGGCCCGTGCGGATGCCTCACAGACGGACAGAGAAATGGCCCGTGCGGATGCCTCACAGACGGACAGAGAAACGGCCCGTGCGGATGCCTCACAGACGGACAGAGAAACGGCCCGTGCGGATGCCTCACAGACGGACAGAGAAACGGCCCGTGCGGATGCCtctcagacagtcagagagaaaaTTGGTACAGATGCACCCCAGACTGTGGAAGAAATAGGCAGTACAAGTGGTTCACAGACTAATGGAGAAACAGACATACCCCTGGACATGGGAGTAGTGGATGCTGACGATGAGATGGAGGTCAATGCTATCAAAGTGGAGGATGACCAGATGCAGGAGGAAGACAACTTGGAGGGGATGCCTGTGATAACAGCTGTGGAAGAGGGAGGCAACATGGTTGCTTTTAGCAGCAACTCCCTGGATCATGGGGATGAGGTGGAGAAGATGGACACGGGGACAGACTCACTGACAGAGAATGAGGTAGAGGAGCCCAGCAAGACTGGGCAAGTGGAGACCAATTCCATGCCTTCTATCATGGATACAG TCTCCATGACAGGAGACACAGAGCAACCTGCTGAGGAGACCAGCTTTGTGAAGGCTAGCAGCTCGTCTCTGCCTATGGAGGAGGACCAATCTGAAGATGTCAAACCGTTTCACCCCAGTCCCACCACCTCTAGCGAAGCTATTCACCCACAGAACAGTGAAG GCATCGACTGTCCTGCAGGGCTGGAGAATGGAGTGGCAGGACAGCCAGTCAAAGTTGTGGCT TCTGCCCAGTTGGCAGCTGAGCCTGTATCCACCAGCGCGGAAACCATCTCCATGGTCAAGGTGAAGGATGAGCCCGTGGACGAAGAGTATGATCAGGCCCTGGCTCCAGCGGTCCTCTCAGAGGGcgtcaaggatgaaccagacgcaGCAGAG GAGTTGAAAATCAGCAACGTCTTCTCTGTGGGCGGCTGCCCAACTACGAACG CCGTATCCACGCCAGTGGCTGCCCTGCCTAAGACTGTAATACCTGCCCCagcctcttcctccatccctccgctGATCCCCATGGCTATGCGGGTGGCCTGCTCGGCCTGTAAGAAGGTGCTGCTGAAGGGCCAGACGGCCTACCAGAGGAAGGGCTCCTCAGACCTCTTCTGCTCCACGTCCTGCCTCACCTCCTACAGCCCCCCGCCCGTCAAGATGACTGGCCCAGCCAAGAAACCCTGCCACTACTGCTTCAA GGAGATTGCTAACCCCAAGGACGTGATCACAGCTCCCGTGGACACCATGGGCACGGTGAAGGACTTCTGTAGCcagacctgcctctcctccttcAACTTCAAGAGGAACTCTGCCGTCTCCActcactcctcctccctgtccaccATGACAGGGGCCGTCAAGTGCAGCATGTGCAAGAAGGCCTGCGTT AGTAAACACGAGGTGATCTTCCAGAGCAGTATGCATAAGCTGTGCAGCGAGGTGTGCTTCACGCGCTTCCGCTCCACCAACAAGCTGTCCATGAACAGCTGCCAGAGCTGCAACAACTACTGCTACGGCAAGGTCACCGTGCTGGTCGTGCAGGGGGTCAATAAGACCTTCTGCAGCGACGGCTGTGTCGCCACCTTCAAACAG AAAGCTAAGAAGCCTGTGGCATGTACTATGTGCCGCAACTTCCGCTCACCGGTGGAGATGGTCGACAGCGCCGACTCTGACGGCAAGCTGGAGATGTTCTGCTCTACTGGCTGTGTTACAGCCCACAAAGTACAGACTGTCAGCTCCTCGG GTGCTCGGGTAGAATGCAACACCTGTGGTCAAAAGACGGTGCCCTCCTTCCACCTGGCCATGTCGGACGGCTCCATCCGGAACTTCTGCACCATGAACTGTGTTGTCACCTTTCAG GATCAGTTCAATAAGAGCAACTCCCAGAGCCAGATTAATGTGGCCCCCAGCACAGGGTCCACAGCTCCGCCCGCTGCCCAGACCAGGGACAAGGTATCCCAAGGGACCCGACTGCCCTGCTTCCATTGCCACCGCCTCTTCTCCTCCAAGCCCGAGCTCATTCAGTTCAAG GATAAGATGGTATTCCTCTGTTCGGTAAATTGCTCCGAGGAGTACAAGAAGATCAACTGCGAGATGGCACGCTGCGAGTACTGCAAGATTGAGAAGCCAGCCAAGGAGGTCAAGAGAATCAACAAGAGGGACTATACCTTCTGCAGCGAAG GCTGTAAGCTGCTCTACAAGCACGACCTGACCAAGCGCTGGGGGAAACACTGCAAAATCTGTGCCTACTGCGCCTCCACTGCGCAGAAGGCCGTCACAGGCCAGTACGGGGGAAAGCTGGAGGACTTCTGCTCGGACGAGTGCAAGTCCCACTACACTCTGCTCTTCTGCCAG GTGGCTAAGTGTGACGCGTGCGAGCGCCAGGGGAAGCTGATCGAGACCCTGCCGATGTTGGGCGAGGTGAAGCACTTCTGCAACCTCCAGTGTCTGCTCCAGTTCTGCAGCCTGCAGACCCAGAACCAGGGCAAAACCCAGGGACAAAAGG TGGCCATCTCAATCGCTCCATCCCCCTCCAATACTACCACTGCTACGAGTGTGTCTGATCCGGTCATCGCCAATGTAATCTCACTAGCCAGCTCCCCCACTGGCCAGCCCAACTACGCCAACACTTCCCTGcaag GGACTGTTCCCAGCAGACATGTGAAGTATGTTGGAAAT GCCAGCACCCAGACACAGCCCCCCCGGGCACCTCCACCCAGGGCTCAGAAGAACAAGGCCCTGCTCTGCAAACCCATGGTCCAGAACAAGGGCATCATGTGTAAACCCAACTTCACTACCACAGGGTGCCAGACAG ATGATGATTTCCCCAAGGTGATCATAGTGCCTGTCCCAGTGCCAGTGTATGTCCCAGTCCCCATGAACCTGTACACCCAGTACACCCCCCAGCCTGTTGGACTTCCCATCCCG CTGCCCGTGCCCATGTTCCTGCCGGTGACCCTGGATAACGCCGAGCGCATTGTGGAGACTATCCAGGACATCAAGGAAAAGATCCCCTCTGACCCTTTCGAGGCCGACCTCATCCTCATGGCTGAGATGGTGGCcgatgaggggagggagaagtCCCCTGAGCGACCCCCTGAAAGGCCTCCAGCCCCAGTAGTACAAGACG ACCAGGTCAGCACCTACAGTGGAGACCTGGACACAGACGAACTGAGCAACTTCCTCACCACTTGGGATGACGAGCCACCCCCCACCCCTGGCGTCTCATCGCGCCACAGTCGACCCTATGCCCACGAGACGCTCCGACCCATCGTGGACATCAATGTCCCcgacaccccccacccccatcatgGACATAGAGGCTGA
- the LOC112266036 gene encoding zinc finger MYM-type protein 4-like isoform X2 encodes MAESQKADHSEHKGKPYKETEQPSQAGASMDSVDPGASHSNTASADGNNGDDATNAVSACSSSIIDGAGDAGNSGHVRETDAEDSQMVEETVKTNALLTVVEMDSKEYSQTERETASVDVPQTERETASVDVPQTERETVSADASQTERETACADASQTARETVSADASQTERETASADASQTERETGSADASQTERETGSADASQTERETASADASQTERETGSADASQTERETGSADASQTERETGSADASQTERETGSADASQTERETGSADASQTERETGSADASQTERETGSADASQTDRETGSADASQTDRETGSADASQTDRETACADASQTERETASADASQTDRETASADASQTDRETGSADASQTERETASADASQMETGSADASQTDRETACADASQTDRETVSADASQTDRDTACADASQTDRETARADASQTERETARADASQTDRETARADASQTDRETARADASQTDRETARADASQTDRETARADASQTDREMARADASQTDRETARADASQTDRETARADASQTDRETARADASQTVREKIGTDAPQTVEEIGSTSGSQTNGETDIPLDMGVVDADDEMEVNAIKVEDDQMQEEDNLEGMPVITAVEEGGNMVAFSSNSLDHGDEVEKMDTGTDSLTENEVEEPSKTGQVETNSMPSIMDTGDTEQPAEETSFVKASSSSLPMEEDQSEDVKPFHPSPTTSSEAIHPQNSEGIDCPAGLENGVAGQPVKVVASAQLAAEPVSTSAETISMVKVKDEPVDEEYDQALAPAVLSEGVKDEPDAAEELKISNVFSVGGCPTTNAVSTPVAALPKTVIPAPASSSIPPLIPMAMRVACSACKKVLLKGQTAYQRKGSSDLFCSTSCLTSYSPPPVKMTGPAKKPCHYCFKEIANPKDVITAPVDTMGTVKDFCSQTCLSSFNFKRNSAVSTHSSSLSTMTGAVKCSMCKKACVSKHEVIFQSSMHKLCSEVCFTRFRSTNKLSMNSCQSCNNYCYGKVTVLVVQGVNKTFCSDGCVATFKQKAKKPVACTMCRNFRSPVEMVDSADSDGKLEMFCSTGCVTAHKVQTVSSSGARVECNTCGQKTVPSFHLAMSDGSIRNFCTMNCVVTFQDQFNKSNSQSQINVAPSTGSTAPPAAQTRDKVSQGTRLPCFHCHRLFSSKPELIQFKDKMVFLCSVNCSEEYKKINCEMARCEYCKIEKPAKEVKRINKRDYTFCSEGCKLLYKHDLTKRWGKHCKICAYCASTAQKAVTGQYGGKLEDFCSDECKSHYTLLFCQVAKCDACERQGKLIETLPMLGEVKHFCNLQCLLQFCSLQTQNQGKTQGQKVAISIAPSPSNTTTATSVSDPVIANVISLASSPTGQPNYANTSLQGTVPSRHVKYVGNASTQTQPPRAPPPRAQKNKALLCKPMVQNKGIMCKPNFTTTGCQTDDDFPKVIIVPVPVPVYVPVPMNLYTQYTPQPVGLPIPLPVPMFLPVTLDNAERIVETIQDIKEKIPSDPFEADLILMAEMVADEGREKSPERPPERPPAPVVQDDQVSTYSGDLDTDELSNFLTTWDDEPPPTPGVSSRHSRPYAHETLRPIVDINVPDTPHPHHGHRG; translated from the exons ATGGCTGAATCCCAGAAAGCTGACCATTCAGAG CATAAAGGCAAGCCATACAAAGAGACAGAGCAGCCATCTCAGGCTGGAGCATCAATGGATTCAGTGGACCCTGGAGCCTCACACAGCAATACAGCCTCGGCAGATGGGAACAATGGGGATGATGCTACCAATGCAGTCAGTGCATGTTCCTCCTCAATTATAGACGGGGCAGGGGATGCTGGTAATTCAGGACATGTGAGGGAAACCGATGCAGAGGATTCACAGATGGTGGAAGAAACTGTAAAAACAAATGCCTTGCTGACTGTGGTAGAAATGGACAGTAAAGAGTATTCACAGACTGAAAGAGAAACAGCCAGTGTGGATGTTCCACAGACGGAAAGAGAAACAGCCAGTGTGGATGTTCCACAGACGGAAAGAGAAACAGTCAGTGCGGATGCCTCACAGACGGAAAGAGAAACGGCCTGTGCGGATGCCTCACAGACGGCCAGAGAAACGGTCAGTGCGGATGCCTCACAGACGGAAAGAGAAACAGCCAGTGCGGATGCCTCACAGACGGAAAGAGAAACAGGCAGTGCGGATGCCTCACAGACGGAAAGAGAAACAGGCAGTGCGGATGCCTCACAAACGGAAAGAGAAACAGCCAGTGCGGATGCCTCACAGACGGAAAGAGAAACAGGCAGTGCGGATGCCTCACAGACGGAAAGAGAAACAGGCAGTGCGGATGCCTCACAGACGGAAAGAGAAACAGGCAGTGCGGATGCCTCACAGACGGAAAGAGAAACAGGCAGTGCGGATGCCTCACAGACGGAAAGAGAAACAGGCAGTGCGGATGCCTCACAGACGGAAAGAGAAACAGGCAGTGCGGATGCCTCACAGACGGAAAGAGAAACAGGCAGTGCGGATGCCTCACAGACGGACAGAGAAACAGGCAGTGCGGATGCCTCACAGACGGACAGAGAAACAGGCAGTGCGGATGCCTCACAGACGGACAGAGAAACGGCCTGTGCCGATGCCTCACAGACGGAAAGAGAAACAGCCAGTGCGGATGCTTCACAGACGGACAGAGAAACAGCCAGTGCGGATGCTTCACAGACGGACAGAGAAACAGGCAGTGCGGATGCCTCACAGACGGAAAGAGAAACAGCCAGTGCGGATGCCTCACAGATGGAAACAGGCAGTGCGGATGCCTCACAGACGGACAGAGAAACGGCCTGTGCGGATGCCTCACAGACGGACAGAGAAACAGTCAGTGCGGATGCCTCGCAGACGGACAGAGATACGGCCTGTGCGGATGCCTCGCAGACGGACAGAGAAACGGCCCGTGCGGATGCCTCGCAGACGGAAAGAGAAACGGCCCGTGCGGATGCCTCGCAGACGGACAGAGAAACGGCCCGTGCGGATGCCTCACAGACGGACAGAGAAACGGCCCGTGCGGATGCCTCACAGACGGACAGAGAAACGGCCCGTGCGGATGCCTCACAGACGGACAGAGAAACGGCCCGTGCGGATGCCTCACAGACGGACAGAGAAATGGCCCGTGCGGATGCCTCACAGACGGACAGAGAAACGGCCCGTGCGGATGCCTCACAGACGGACAGAGAAACGGCCCGTGCGGATGCCTCACAGACGGACAGAGAAACGGCCCGTGCGGATGCCtctcagacagtcagagagaaaaTTGGTACAGATGCACCCCAGACTGTGGAAGAAATAGGCAGTACAAGTGGTTCACAGACTAATGGAGAAACAGACATACCCCTGGACATGGGAGTAGTGGATGCTGACGATGAGATGGAGGTCAATGCTATCAAAGTGGAGGATGACCAGATGCAGGAGGAAGACAACTTGGAGGGGATGCCTGTGATAACAGCTGTGGAAGAGGGAGGCAACATGGTTGCTTTTAGCAGCAACTCCCTGGATCATGGGGATGAGGTGGAGAAGATGGACACGGGGACAGACTCACTGACAGAGAATGAGGTAGAGGAGCCCAGCAAGACTGGGCAAGTGGAGACCAATTCCATGCCTTCTATCATGGATACAG GAGACACAGAGCAACCTGCTGAGGAGACCAGCTTTGTGAAGGCTAGCAGCTCGTCTCTGCCTATGGAGGAGGACCAATCTGAAGATGTCAAACCGTTTCACCCCAGTCCCACCACCTCTAGCGAAGCTATTCACCCACAGAACAGTGAAG GCATCGACTGTCCTGCAGGGCTGGAGAATGGAGTGGCAGGACAGCCAGTCAAAGTTGTGGCT TCTGCCCAGTTGGCAGCTGAGCCTGTATCCACCAGCGCGGAAACCATCTCCATGGTCAAGGTGAAGGATGAGCCCGTGGACGAAGAGTATGATCAGGCCCTGGCTCCAGCGGTCCTCTCAGAGGGcgtcaaggatgaaccagacgcaGCAGAG GAGTTGAAAATCAGCAACGTCTTCTCTGTGGGCGGCTGCCCAACTACGAACG CCGTATCCACGCCAGTGGCTGCCCTGCCTAAGACTGTAATACCTGCCCCagcctcttcctccatccctccgctGATCCCCATGGCTATGCGGGTGGCCTGCTCGGCCTGTAAGAAGGTGCTGCTGAAGGGCCAGACGGCCTACCAGAGGAAGGGCTCCTCAGACCTCTTCTGCTCCACGTCCTGCCTCACCTCCTACAGCCCCCCGCCCGTCAAGATGACTGGCCCAGCCAAGAAACCCTGCCACTACTGCTTCAA GGAGATTGCTAACCCCAAGGACGTGATCACAGCTCCCGTGGACACCATGGGCACGGTGAAGGACTTCTGTAGCcagacctgcctctcctccttcAACTTCAAGAGGAACTCTGCCGTCTCCActcactcctcctccctgtccaccATGACAGGGGCCGTCAAGTGCAGCATGTGCAAGAAGGCCTGCGTT AGTAAACACGAGGTGATCTTCCAGAGCAGTATGCATAAGCTGTGCAGCGAGGTGTGCTTCACGCGCTTCCGCTCCACCAACAAGCTGTCCATGAACAGCTGCCAGAGCTGCAACAACTACTGCTACGGCAAGGTCACCGTGCTGGTCGTGCAGGGGGTCAATAAGACCTTCTGCAGCGACGGCTGTGTCGCCACCTTCAAACAG AAAGCTAAGAAGCCTGTGGCATGTACTATGTGCCGCAACTTCCGCTCACCGGTGGAGATGGTCGACAGCGCCGACTCTGACGGCAAGCTGGAGATGTTCTGCTCTACTGGCTGTGTTACAGCCCACAAAGTACAGACTGTCAGCTCCTCGG GTGCTCGGGTAGAATGCAACACCTGTGGTCAAAAGACGGTGCCCTCCTTCCACCTGGCCATGTCGGACGGCTCCATCCGGAACTTCTGCACCATGAACTGTGTTGTCACCTTTCAG GATCAGTTCAATAAGAGCAACTCCCAGAGCCAGATTAATGTGGCCCCCAGCACAGGGTCCACAGCTCCGCCCGCTGCCCAGACCAGGGACAAGGTATCCCAAGGGACCCGACTGCCCTGCTTCCATTGCCACCGCCTCTTCTCCTCCAAGCCCGAGCTCATTCAGTTCAAG GATAAGATGGTATTCCTCTGTTCGGTAAATTGCTCCGAGGAGTACAAGAAGATCAACTGCGAGATGGCACGCTGCGAGTACTGCAAGATTGAGAAGCCAGCCAAGGAGGTCAAGAGAATCAACAAGAGGGACTATACCTTCTGCAGCGAAG GCTGTAAGCTGCTCTACAAGCACGACCTGACCAAGCGCTGGGGGAAACACTGCAAAATCTGTGCCTACTGCGCCTCCACTGCGCAGAAGGCCGTCACAGGCCAGTACGGGGGAAAGCTGGAGGACTTCTGCTCGGACGAGTGCAAGTCCCACTACACTCTGCTCTTCTGCCAG GTGGCTAAGTGTGACGCGTGCGAGCGCCAGGGGAAGCTGATCGAGACCCTGCCGATGTTGGGCGAGGTGAAGCACTTCTGCAACCTCCAGTGTCTGCTCCAGTTCTGCAGCCTGCAGACCCAGAACCAGGGCAAAACCCAGGGACAAAAGG TGGCCATCTCAATCGCTCCATCCCCCTCCAATACTACCACTGCTACGAGTGTGTCTGATCCGGTCATCGCCAATGTAATCTCACTAGCCAGCTCCCCCACTGGCCAGCCCAACTACGCCAACACTTCCCTGcaag GGACTGTTCCCAGCAGACATGTGAAGTATGTTGGAAAT GCCAGCACCCAGACACAGCCCCCCCGGGCACCTCCACCCAGGGCTCAGAAGAACAAGGCCCTGCTCTGCAAACCCATGGTCCAGAACAAGGGCATCATGTGTAAACCCAACTTCACTACCACAGGGTGCCAGACAG ATGATGATTTCCCCAAGGTGATCATAGTGCCTGTCCCAGTGCCAGTGTATGTCCCAGTCCCCATGAACCTGTACACCCAGTACACCCCCCAGCCTGTTGGACTTCCCATCCCG CTGCCCGTGCCCATGTTCCTGCCGGTGACCCTGGATAACGCCGAGCGCATTGTGGAGACTATCCAGGACATCAAGGAAAAGATCCCCTCTGACCCTTTCGAGGCCGACCTCATCCTCATGGCTGAGATGGTGGCcgatgaggggagggagaagtCCCCTGAGCGACCCCCTGAAAGGCCTCCAGCCCCAGTAGTACAAGACG ACCAGGTCAGCACCTACAGTGGAGACCTGGACACAGACGAACTGAGCAACTTCCTCACCACTTGGGATGACGAGCCACCCCCCACCCCTGGCGTCTCATCGCGCCACAGTCGACCCTATGCCCACGAGACGCTCCGACCCATCGTGGACATCAATGTCCCcgacaccccccacccccatcatgGACATAGAGGCTGA